The following proteins come from a genomic window of Rutidosis leptorrhynchoides isolate AG116_Rl617_1_P2 chromosome 10, CSIRO_AGI_Rlap_v1, whole genome shotgun sequence:
- the LOC139870214 gene encoding laccase-17-like: MGAPLTNFLTTLFFISYFICSYHDIAIAKHGASAVTRHYKLDIRMQNVTRLCQTKSIITVNGKFPGPRLIAREGDRLLIKVVNHVSNNISIHWHGIRQLQSGWADGPAYITQCPIQTGQSYVYNFTIIGQTGTLWYHAHISWIRSTLYGPIVILPRVNTSYPFVKPYKEVPIIFGEWWKSETEAVINQALQTGAGPNNSDAYTINGLPGPLYNCSSPKETFRLKVKPGKTYLLRLINAAVNDELFFKITNHTFTVVDADANYVKPFETDTIYITPGQTTNVLFKTKNLNSNAKFLMAARPYSTAASGTFDNTTVVGILEYNTKIKSSFTNSTIKGLQLPSLPAINATSYVANWTNKFRSLGNSKFPLNVPQTVQYHYFFTVGLGTDPCPRNQTCQGPNGTKFSASVNNVSFTMPTTALLQASYFEKTNGLFSTNFPAFPPTTFNYTGTPPNNTMVSHGTKVVVLPYNATVELVMQGTSIQGAENHPLHLHGFNFYVVGQGTGNFNATTDPAKFNLVDPVERNTVGVPSGGWVAIRFRADNPGVWFMHCHIEIHLSWGLKMVWVVMDGKLANQKLPPPPSDLPKC, from the exons ATGGGTGCACCATTAACTAATTTCTTGACTACTCTTTTCTTCATCTCATATTTTATTTGCTCCTACCATGATATCGCGATAGCAAAACATGGTGCCTCCGCTGTTACTCGACACTATAAACTCGAC ATACGGATGCAAAATGTGACAAGATTATGTCAAACGAAAAGCATAATAACTGTCAATGGTAAGTTCCCGGGCCCAAGGCTAATCGCTAGAGAAGGCGACAGATTGTTGATAAAAGTGGTCAATCATGTCTCAAACAATATCAGTATCCATTG GCATGGAATTAGGCAACTTCAGAGTGGATGGGCTGACGGGCCAGCATACATAACACAATGTCCAATTCAAACGGGCCAATCTTATGTTTACAACTTCACCATTATTGGACAAACAGGAACTCTTTGGTACCATGCCCATATTTCGTGGATTAGATCAACTCTTTACGGCCCGATTGTCATTCTCCCTCGGGTTAACACTTCGTACCCATTTGTGAAGCCTTACAAGGAAGTCCCTATTATTTTTG GTGAGTGGTGGAAGAGTGAAACAGAGGCTGTCATCAATCAGGCCCTTCAGACCGGAGCTGGACCGAATAATTCAGACGCTTATACAATTAACGGGCTGCCTGGCCCATTATACAATTGTTCATCACCAAAAG AAACTTTTCGTCTTAAAGTGAAGCCCGGGAAGACTTACCTCCTTCGACTGATCAACGCTGCAGTCAATGACGAACTCTTTTTCAAAATTACAAACCACACTTTTACAGTTGTCGATGCTGATGCAAATTACGTTAAGCCATTCGAAACAGATACAATCTACATCACACCGGGCCAAACGACCAACGTTCTTTTCAAGACCAAAAACCTCAACTCCAATGCCAAATTCTTAATGGCAGCCCGACCATATTCGACAGCTGCTTCTGGAACCTTCGATAACACCACTGTCGTTGGTATTCTCGAATACAATACCAAAATTAAGTCATCATTCACCAATAGTACAATCAAAGGCCTACAACTACCTTCGCTCCCAGCTATCAATGCCACGTCATACGTAGCCAACTGGACCAATAAATTTCGTAGTTTAGGAAACTCGAAGTTCCCCTTAAACGTCCCACAAACCGTTCAATACCATTATTTTTTCACAGTCGGGCTAGGGACAGACCCGTGCCCGAGAAATCAAACATGTCAAGGCCCAAATGGTACCAAATTTTCGGCGAGCGTTAACAATGTTTCCTTCACAATGCCAACAACTGCACTTCTTCAAGCCAGTTATTTTGAAAAAACGAACGGGCTTTTCTCAACTAATTTTCCCGCCTTCCCTCCTACCACGTTCAATTATACGGGGACCCCACCGAACAATACCATGGTTTCCCATGGCACAAAAGTGGTGGTCCTACCATACAATGCAACCGTTGAGCTCGTGATGCAAGGGACGAGTATTCAAGGAGCCGAAAACCACCCGCTTCACCTACACGGGTTCAACTTTTATGTTGTAGGTCAAGGAACCGGAAACTTCAATGCAACTACTGACCCGGCCAAATTTAATCTTGTTGACCCGGTTGAGAGAAACACAGTTGGCGTGCCTTCGGGCGGGTGGGTAGCAATTAGGTTTCGGGCTGATAATCCTGGTGTTTGGTTTATGCATTGTCATATTGAGATTCATTTGAGTTGGGGGTTGAAAATGGTTTGGGTTGTTATGGATGGGAAACTTGCAAATCAAAAGTTACCTCCACCACCTTCTGATCTGCCAAAATGTTGA